One Tetrapisispora phaffii CBS 4417 chromosome 2, complete genome genomic region harbors:
- the TPHA0B01260 gene encoding uncharacterized protein (similar to Saccharomyces cerevisiae SET4 (YJL105W) and SET3 (YKR029C); ancestral locus Anc_1.256), whose product MNASSKYEVEGSGENISLMEDASVLLMLSKNVPKNDKQSVDDIKKTNASSDDNMKRVISNNESLIKGEVEVKRQKLDNGDELKENNEKKEKVWPVSDDYIVDPDAGVITCICGFDDDDGFSIQCDHCFRWQHAVCYGIYDNENVPEIYLCDVCEPRNVDKEKAKKIQLQRFTNQEVPVNETYEDEDTGKHDTINILTSENGYIRKHTKPEAVNNDNKEVQESDVESINMESKSNKEESNNSDENDGKDRSRNIKEHIRTPTRNTRSRNDAIQNQGRIQSNDINDQNADITDTTVQSKKKQEVFYLSAKSSYEAMYLPMKKFSVQNNYVTLFLEKHLNDDVVTEVENATDFKNMPIEVKSYVESSYLRTFPGFTKLGVYLNKDCEEGKLIHDITGDVNFKSNYIRDPGSYYRVWGTSKPKIFFHPTWPLYIDTRLSGNSTRYIRRSCNPNVEIATIKTLNNKTKDYEIKFMLKAKRDIEEDEELHLPWDWDKKHIIWKIINNSSNPTHILENLKDSDKYLLLNSIDTILRSCDCACGNNSKECFLLIIKKFQQSLIKAIRSKMSNRYKINEILNRYQGKRRRPPPILQRLQDENIINQEKSLYLLNEFNTQKLRFLEGQDASSTNLSSKLYNAKKGKNFLDSNDRSMDSISSMIEKDFNKPFKWKILHNKLDEQSRRKSTSKDIDSNLISNFTEYNETQITNLEDLPIIIDLKINQTKVNYIVESRKSVVNNNENISLIPGSSLAPDIELKAVSEAVNNYSAGNETDPLESLISATTQVKPSKKN is encoded by the coding sequence atgaatgcTTCAAGTAAATATGAGGTCGAGGGGAGTGGGGAGAATATTTCTTTGATGGAAGATGCCTCCGTACTATTGATGCTATCCAAAAATGTACCGAAGAATGATAAACAATCAGTCGAtgatatcaaaaaaacaaatgCTTCTAGTGACGATAACATGAAAAGAGTAATATCTAATAACGAAAGTTTAATTAAAGGAGAAGTGGAGGTTAAGAGACAAAAATTGGATAATGGTGATGAACTTAAAGAGAATAAcgaaaagaaagagaaagtATGGCCAGTTAGCGATGATTATATAGTAGACCCAGATGCTGGCGTGATAACATGTATATGTGgttttgatgatgatgatggaTTCAGTATTCAATGTGACCATTGTTTCAGATGGCAACATGCCGTCTGTTATGGTATTTATGATAACGAAAACGTCCcagaaatatatttatgtgATGTATGCGAACCACGTAATGTAGATAAAGAAAAGGctaaaaaaattcaactGCAAAGGTTTACGAACCAGGAAGTACCCGTGAATGAGACatatgaagatgaagacaCAGGTAAACACGACactataaatatattgaccTCAGAAAATGGATATATTAGAAAGCACACGAAACCAGAAGCAGtaaataatgacaataaaGAAGTACAGGAATCAGATgttgaatcaattaatatggaatcaaaatcaaataaagaagaaagtaATAACagtgatgaaaatgatggAAAGGACAGATCTAGAAATATCAAGGAACATATAAGGACACCAACAAGAAATACAAGATCAAGGAATGATGCAATTCAAAATCAAGGGCGTATTCAAAGTAATGATATAAATGATCAAAATGCTGATATCACCGATACAACAGTGCAATCAAAGAAAAAGCAGGAGGTGTTCTATTTATCAGCGAAATCCTCATATGAAGCAATGTACCTTCcaatgaagaaatttaGTGTCCAGAACAATTACGTcactttatttttagaaaaGCATCTAAATGATGATGTAGTTACTGAGGTTGAAAATGCTACggatttcaaaaatatgCCAATTGAAGTTAAATCATATGTTGAATCTTCTTATCTAAGAACATTTCCAGGCTTCACAAAACTAGGTGTCTATTTAAACAAAGACTGTGAAGAAGGTAAACTAATACATGATATTACAGGAGATGTAAATTTCAAGTCAAATTATATACGCGATCCAGGAAGTTATTACAGAGTTTGGGGCACATCTAAAcctaaaatatttttccaTCCTACTTGGcctttatatattgataCTAGATTAAGTGGCAATTCTACCAGATACATAAGAAGGTCGTGTAACCCCAATGTTGAGATTGCTACGataaaaactttaaataataaaacaaaggactatgaaattaaatttatgCTAAAAGCGAAAAGagatattgaagaagatgaagaattaCATTTACCATGGGACTGGGATAAAAAACATataatttggaaaattattaataatagcTCCAATCCCACTCatatattagaaaatttgaaagactctgataaatatttacttttaaatTCTATTGATACTATTCTTAGAAGCTGTGACTGTGCTTGTggtaataattcaaaagagTGTTTTCTgctgataataaaaaagtttCAACAGTCTTTAATCAAGGCAATTAGATCTAAGATGAGTAATCGTTATAAGATAAACGAGATTTTAAATAGATACCAAGGGAAAAGGAGACGACCTCCACCAATTCTACAAAGATTACaagatgaaaatataattaatcaAGAAAAGTCGttatatttgttaaatGAGTTTAATACTCAAAAATTGCGGTTCCTTGAGGGTCAAGATGCAAGTTCTACTAATTTGAGTTCGAAGTTATATAATGCTAAAAAAggtaaaaattttttagaTTCCAATGATCGATCAATGGActcaatttcttcaatgatAGAAAAAGACTTCAATAAGCCTTTTAAGTGGAAGATTCTGCATAACAAACTAGATGAACAATCCAGGAGAAAATCAACCTCAAAAGATATCGATTCGAATTTAATAAGTAATTTTACtgaatataatgaaactCAAATTACAAATCTGGAAGACTTAccaattattattgatttgaaaatCAATCAAACTAAAGTTAATTACATAGTAGAGTCCAGGAAGTCCGTGGTTAACAATAATGAgaatatatcattaatacCAGGTAGCTCACTAGCTCCAGATATTGAGCTGAAAGCAGTGTCAGAAGcagtaaataattatagTGCAGGTAATGAAACTGATCCATTAGAAAGTTTGATAAGTGCAACTACACAAGTTAAACcatcaaagaaaaattaa
- the TPHA0B01250 gene encoding uncharacterized protein (similar to Saccharomyces cerevisiae GZF3 (YJL110C) and DAL80 (YKR034W); ancestral locus Anc_1.250), whose product MKVSSETREEVVLQSSDNSNLKFISDSGSMPHSSSYEDLDKPVCNNCLTSKTPLWRRDEFGSILCNACGLFLKLHGKPRPVSLKTDVILKRNRIPSNARSSKADVKDDSDSSVCGTGTPGDGNKKRKNASISLDSSSRENNKIKNPTTAHDLRILNLMQMESIKPKLKPKLPRPSSGRTEFGTPSENHSRNNSYDSGTVSDLNSSENSSTDESHYNLTVPQLNKQDTKIHLLPSAHQHNQKKKPEYYNQHNHHNHRNTANKLPGLQSLIRDVEKSTSNTSLYGDSRPQSEADYILNHPTKLVPNPKLTSDDTVVSNNTTLLMDTSGKPDSLLHLRTVLQYEEEIIRLKSKINELESVKHLYKKHIDQLDKKCGDLEIKLRESDTATQNSIKEII is encoded by the coding sequence ATGAAGGTCAGTAGTGAAACCCGAGAGGAGGTTGTATTGCAAAGTTCagataatagtaatttgAAGTTTATTTCTGATAGTGGCAGTATGCCACATTCATCGTCTTACGAAGATTTGGATAAACCGGTTTGTAATAATTGTCTTACCTCTAAGACGCCATTGTGGAGAAGAGATGAATTTGGATCAATATTATGTAATGCATGTGggttatttttgaaattacaCGGGAAACCACGACCAGTTTCACTAAAGACTGATGTGATATTGAAGAGAAATAGGATACCATCTAATGCGAGATCATCCAAAGCAGATGTCAAAGATGATTCTGATAGTTCGGTGTGTGGTACGGGTACTCCCGGCGATGGCAACAAAAAGAGGAAAAATGCATCCATTTCACTCGATAGTAGTAGTCGTGAgaacaataaaattaagaaCCCAACGACGGCACACGACTTGAGAATATTGAATCTTATGCAGATGGAAAGTATAAAACCAAAATTAAAGCCAAAGCTACCTAGACCAAGTTCTGGCAGGACAGAATTTGGGACGCCATCGGAGAATCATAGTCGGAACAATAGTTATGATTCAGGGACTGTTAGCGACCTTAACTCTTCTGAAAATTCATCGACAGATGAGTCTCATTATAACTTGACGGTACCgcaattaaataaacaagACACCAAAATACATTTGCTTCCAAGTGCGCACCAACAtaatcaaaagaaaaaaccAGAGTATTATAACCAACATAATCATCATAATCATCGTAATACTGCTAATAAGCTGCCTGGTCTACAGTCATTGATACGAGACGTTGAGAAGAGCACAAGCAACACCTCGTTGTATGGTGACTCAAGACCACAATCTGAAGCTGATTACATATTGAACCACCCAACTAAGCTGGTACCAAACCCCAAACTAACATCAGATGATACTGTTGTATCCAACAATACCACACTTCTTATGGACACGTCGGGAAAACCAGATAGTCTCCTTCATTTGAGGACAGTACTCCAGTATGAAGAAGAGATTATTAGATTGAAATCCAAAATAAATGAACTTGAATCAGTGAAACATCTTTATAAGAAGCATATAGATCAATTGGATAAGAAATGCGGTGACCTCGAGATAAAGCTCCGGGAAAGTGACACCGCCACACAAAACAGCATAAAAGAAATCATATAG